Proteins found in one Candidatus Methanosuratincola sp. genomic segment:
- a CDS encoding iron ABC transporter permease: MTKRKLLVSVLLLLPFPVLVSSLFVGVYSIDPSTVISILIKRLYDPSGSAPWPEVYETIVFNIRMPRVLLALVGGLALSVSGASLQGIFKNPLVDTYILGVSAGAGLGAALGIAYFPGLPGSVQALSFAMGFAAFFTTYTVAKSKGDTPVISLVLAGVIVTALFSALLSIIKFFTESEKLAGVVYWMMGSLAVTGWGPLSQIAPLILAGFAIVFFMRWRINVLSMGDEEAKALGVNVERDRFLVLLASTLMVSAFVSVAGVIGWIGLVVPHTVRMLLGTPDNRVVVPASASLGAIFLMVADDLARSVASFELPVGVITTLVGAPFFLYLLKRRGGSAWK; the protein is encoded by the coding sequence ATGACAAAAAGGAAGCTCCTCGTCTCCGTGCTCCTCCTACTCCCCTTCCCTGTGCTAGTCTCGTCCCTCTTCGTGGGCGTCTACTCGATAGACCCCTCCACCGTGATCAGCATCCTCATCAAGCGCCTCTATGATCCGTCCGGAAGCGCACCCTGGCCGGAGGTCTACGAGACGATTGTCTTCAACATACGCATGCCAAGGGTGCTCCTGGCCCTCGTCGGTGGGCTTGCCCTCTCCGTCTCAGGAGCCTCCCTCCAGGGTATCTTCAAGAACCCGCTCGTCGACACTTACATCCTGGGGGTTTCTGCAGGCGCAGGTCTCGGGGCAGCGCTCGGGATCGCCTACTTCCCGGGCCTGCCGGGGTCAGTCCAGGCACTCTCCTTCGCGATGGGGTTTGCAGCATTCTTCACGACCTACACCGTTGCGAAGAGCAAGGGCGATACGCCCGTGATATCCCTCGTCCTCGCGGGCGTCATAGTGACCGCGCTCTTCTCGGCGCTGCTCTCGATAATAAAGTTCTTCACAGAGTCCGAGAAGCTTGCCGGGGTCGTGTACTGGATGATGGGGAGCCTAGCGGTGACCGGCTGGGGACCGCTGAGCCAGATCGCCCCCCTGATCCTGGCAGGATTCGCGATAGTGTTTTTTATGCGGTGGAGGATAAACGTCCTCTCCATGGGGGACGAGGAGGCGAAGGCGCTCGGGGTAAACGTGGAGAGGGACAGGTTCCTGGTGCTGCTGGCGTCGACCCTAATGGTCTCTGCGTTCGTCTCGGTAGCCGGGGTCATCGGCTGGATAGGCCTCGTCGTCCCGCACACGGTGAGGATGCTCCTCGGCACACCGGACAACAGGGTCGTCGTTCCTGCATCTGCAAGCCTCGGGGCGATATTTCTCATGGTCGCTGACGACCTCGCCAGATCCGTGGCATCCTTCGAGCTGCCGGTCGGGGTCATCACCACGCTCGTCGGGGCGCCGTTCTTCCTCTATCTCCTGAAACGAAGGGGTGGTTCTGCTTGGAAGTAG
- a CDS encoding ABC transporter substrate-binding protein translates to MKETVKALSVALVAIIAVSSVVILLSGGYLNGGSGVKIVDMSNRTVRMNYTANRVVILESYWTEIACVLGAQDKIVGIGSYVTSSVFIPDSVKNKTVVGNIFSGVNIETVLSLKPDLVIMDYGYGKAEDIVKSLEGAGIPVITLFAKNFEDIAKATVIIGQALGKAERAQSIASYINGLHSQLITNASRIPSDDRPRVLICNLDVWKDGLIYTYSNTSWGNVVVDVGGINVAHEGFGDKSWVKVNMEQVLLWDPDIIVIVGRTQSTLSSQISSMNDTNWLSLRAVREGRVYPVLTGSYDLSSYLDWTPRMVVGELQLAACIQPSHFASFNWTSVRDQLMDGYYGYLKS, encoded by the coding sequence ATGAAAGAAACGGTCAAAGCGTTGTCCGTGGCATTAGTAGCTATAATCGCGGTCTCCTCGGTCGTTATCCTCCTCTCAGGGGGGTACCTGAACGGCGGCTCCGGCGTGAAGATAGTCGACATGTCGAACAGGACCGTACGGATGAACTACACAGCCAACCGGGTCGTGATCTTAGAGTCCTACTGGACCGAGATCGCCTGCGTGCTCGGGGCACAGGACAAGATCGTTGGAATCGGGAGCTACGTCACGTCCTCGGTCTTCATACCTGACTCGGTCAAGAACAAGACCGTCGTCGGCAACATCTTCTCGGGCGTAAACATCGAGACCGTCCTCTCTCTTAAGCCCGACCTCGTTATAATGGACTATGGATACGGGAAGGCAGAGGATATCGTAAAAAGCCTCGAGGGTGCGGGGATCCCTGTCATCACCCTCTTCGCAAAGAACTTCGAGGACATCGCGAAAGCGACGGTGATCATAGGACAGGCGCTGGGCAAGGCCGAGCGGGCGCAGTCGATCGCGAGCTACATAAACGGCCTCCACTCGCAGCTGATCACCAATGCGAGCAGAATACCCTCGGATGATCGGCCGCGCGTCCTCATCTGCAACCTCGACGTCTGGAAAGACGGGCTGATATACACCTACTCCAACACGAGCTGGGGGAATGTCGTCGTCGACGTGGGCGGCATCAACGTCGCCCACGAGGGATTCGGCGACAAGTCTTGGGTGAAGGTGAACATGGAGCAGGTCCTCCTTTGGGACCCCGACATCATCGTGATAGTCGGGAGGACTCAGTCGACCCTATCCTCCCAGATAAGCTCGATGAACGACACCAACTGGCTGAGCCTCCGTGCGGTGAGGGAGGGGCGGGTCTACCCTGTCCTCACCGGATCCTATGACCTTTCCAGCTACCTTGACTGGACCCCGAGGATGGTCGTCGGCGAGCTGCAGCTTGCCGCATGCATACAGCCCTCGCACTTCGCCTCCTTCAACTGGACATCGGTCAGGGACCAGCTCATGGACGGGTACTACGGGTACCTGAAAAGCTGA
- a CDS encoding universal stress protein, whose product MFKKILVPIDGSPASLRALELAIEFAMKDGSKLTLIHVVSPTPICSKPAMIDEMRSIGNSVLEAASAKCDAFGISAKKLLKVAESNQTSTAYEIFREAVDGNYDCVIIGSRGYSGGMGILMGSVAISVALSLPCTTIIVR is encoded by the coding sequence TTGTTCAAGAAGATACTCGTACCCATAGACGGGTCCCCGGCATCCCTCAGGGCCCTCGAGCTTGCGATCGAGTTCGCCATGAAGGACGGATCCAAGTTGACACTGATCCACGTGGTCAGCCCAACTCCCATATGCAGCAAGCCCGCGATGATAGATGAGATGAGGAGCATCGGGAACTCTGTCCTGGAGGCTGCCTCGGCCAAGTGCGACGCCTTTGGGATCTCGGCAAAGAAGCTGCTCAAGGTCGCCGAGAGCAACCAGACCTCGACCGCATACGAGATCTTCAGGGAGGCCGTAGACGGAAACTACGACTGCGTGATCATCGGGTCAAGGGGCTACTCAGGTGGCATGGGGATCCTCATGGGGAGCGTCGCGATCTCAGTGGCGCTCAGCCTGCCGTGCACGACCATAATAGTCAGGTAG
- a CDS encoding type II glyceraldehyde-3-phosphate dehydrogenase encodes MKVRVGINGYGTIGKRVADAVLMQRDMILAGVTKTKPNFEARMARQKGIKVYAASAEKLQAFKDAGAEVQGTLEDLLREVDVIVDCTPGKIGATYKPLYEKHKVKAIFQGGEKHEVAGFSFNAACNYKEALGRDLVRVVSCNTTGLCRSIHAIDTEFGIRKARVVLIRRGADPSEDKKGPINSILPDPVSIPSHHGPDVQKVLPKIDITTSAFAVPTTLMHVHWLNLELQNEANEAGILSALSKYPRIRVVSASEGIDSTAQVIEYARDLGRRRYDMPELVVFKESIKSFGKEVYLTQAVHQESIVVPENIDAIRAMTNLCGTAEESMRMTDESLGLGGT; translated from the coding sequence ATGAAGGTTAGGGTAGGCATAAACGGATACGGCACAATAGGCAAGAGGGTTGCTGACGCAGTACTCATGCAGCGGGACATGATTCTGGCTGGAGTCACCAAGACCAAGCCCAACTTCGAGGCAAGGATGGCAAGGCAGAAGGGGATAAAGGTCTATGCCGCGTCAGCTGAGAAGCTGCAGGCATTCAAGGATGCAGGGGCGGAGGTCCAGGGGACGCTGGAGGACCTCCTGAGGGAGGTCGACGTGATAGTCGACTGCACGCCCGGGAAGATCGGGGCGACCTACAAGCCCCTTTACGAGAAGCACAAAGTAAAGGCGATATTCCAGGGCGGCGAGAAGCACGAGGTAGCGGGCTTCTCGTTCAACGCTGCCTGCAACTACAAGGAGGCTTTAGGCAGGGACCTGGTCAGGGTCGTTTCCTGCAACACCACCGGGCTTTGCAGGTCCATACATGCGATTGACACCGAATTCGGTATCAGAAAGGCGCGCGTGGTCCTCATCAGGAGGGGTGCCGACCCCTCGGAAGACAAGAAGGGTCCGATAAACAGCATTCTTCCCGATCCCGTGAGCATCCCATCGCACCACGGACCGGACGTCCAGAAGGTCCTCCCCAAGATCGACATAACGACGTCGGCTTTCGCCGTCCCGACCACCCTGATGCACGTCCACTGGCTTAACTTAGAGCTGCAGAATGAGGCGAACGAGGCGGGGATCCTCTCGGCCCTCTCCAAGTATCCGAGGATAAGGGTGGTCTCCGCATCCGAGGGGATCGACTCGACTGCACAGGTGATCGAGTACGCGAGGGACCTCGGCAGGCGGAGGTACGACATGCCCGAGCTCGTTGTCTTCAAGGAGTCGATCAAGTCCTTCGGAAAGGAGGTTTACCTGACACAGGCCGTCCACCAGGAGTCGATAGTCGTCCCGGAGAACATCGATGCGATAAGGGCGATGACCAACCTCTGCGGGACCGCCGAGGAGTCGATGAGGATGACCGACGAGAGCCTGGGGCTGGGGGGAACCTGA